GAGTGGTGGCATTCAGAGTACTCTAGTACAGTATTTGTTTTCTGAAGATATCTCTTTTCTGAACAACAGCCAGCCTGCCTATGTACCATGTACTGGCGATTGGATTTATTCTGGGTGTTCCCCAATCATGTGGTGTCAGTTTGTCACTTGGTTCGAATTATATCAAAGGGGTTCACCCTGCTCATGTCTGACAGTGCAGAAGCAAGTTCTGAAGCATGGAGTAGAGTCAATTTTGTATGGTAAATTTGGTGAATGAACAGTCAACAGTGTAGTGATTTGTAATGCACATCATAACCTTGCTTCAGAATATGACATGTTTTTCCTCGTGAATACTGAACTTGCTAATCGTGGTCAGGGTGCTGGACAACTTGAAGGACTACGCGGTGCGGGCGGTTGTCAACGCCGTCGACCACCTAGGCACTGTGGCCTACAAACTGACGGACCTATTCGAGCAGCAGGCTTCCGAGATCTCGACCTTCGAGCTGAAGCTTGCGCGCTTGAACCAGGTATTTGCTTGATGTTTATCACTAAGATGCGCAGTCTATGGCGGCGAAACAATGCAGCTAATATGACACTTGCTCTGTTGTCCACCCATAGCAAATCTTCacctgccaaatctatgtggacaaAGAAGGCTCCAGGCAGCAGCAGATGATGGGGGCAAGCATGAAGCACCACAAGCACTACATCCTACCATGTAAGAAGAAATTCTGAACTTGCAGTCTTAtccttttctgaaatttttagtatagTAAGTGAAAAAAAGCTGAACTTAACTTGAGAATTCTCTGTGCAAATGTAGCTACTGGTTATAAGAGAACTCAGGCTGTTGCGTACCTGGGAACCGACACTAATCAGGAATCACAGCCTAGACCTTACCCCTCAGGTGCTTCTTCTTTCAAATTTCATTTGCCACTCTGTGCCAATCACAATACGTACCTAAACAAGAAAAATCTTGGATTTCTGTGTGTGCAGCAAAGACGCTTTCCTGGCATCTGGCATCGGACAATAGCCCTTCGGCAAATAGAGCACATAAACCTACATTCATGTAAGACAGTCATCCCAATTTCTTTTAACTTTGTTTATGTGACACATGTTGTTTCTTATGCCAAGCCTAACTTGCCGCCGCCCGGTTTTTGTGCAGCCTAGATGATACGATACCATCCAAACTCGCATCAGATGGTCCGCATCTTCTTGGTACATCCGTTTTACATCCGTTTTACATCCGTTTGAGTTCTTAGAGGGCATGGAATCATATGAATGTGGTTTCACCTGTCAAGTGCACATATTTTTGAACTTCTGCTCTAAGACAACATATTTGTTAACTCTCAAACTAGAATTTTGATTGCTGAGTTTACTTTGCAAATTGTCAACTGGATGTTTCATGTGAATTGCTGATGTTTCAGGTAAGGAGTTGCCTGCTTCTCCCGTGCGTAGGCCTTTGCAACTTAACAGGAATATCAAATCCGACGTCGCACAAAAGGTTGGCGCAAAGGT
The sequence above is a segment of the Triticum dicoccoides isolate Atlit2015 ecotype Zavitan chromosome 1A, WEW_v2.0, whole genome shotgun sequence genome. Coding sequences within it:
- the LOC119294024 gene encoding probable protein ABIL4 isoform X2 — encoded protein: MERMQQQEEEQQAARRRRSPGGWEGAGAATVDEASMERSKSFVNALQELKNLRPQLYSASEYCERSYLNTHQKQMVLDNLKDYAVRAVVNAVDHLGTVAYKLTDLFEQQASEISTFELKLARLNQQIFTCQIYVDKEGSRQQQMMGASMKHHKHYILPSTGYKRTQAVAYLGTDTNQESQPRPYPSAKTLSWHLASDNSPSANRAHKPTFILDDTIPSKLASDGKELPASPVRRPLQLNRNIKSDVAQKVGAKDLSAFSSFDRPTGREIQKAPASTKSVLASLFIKHKSAKMKSISAR
- the LOC119294024 gene encoding probable protein ABIL4 isoform X1 produces the protein MERMQQQEEEQQAARRRRSPGGWEGAGAATVDEASMERSKSFVNALQELKNLRPQLYSASEYCERSYLNTHQKQMVLDNLKDYAVRAVVNAVDHLGTVAYKLTDLFEQQASEISTFELKLARLNQQIFTCQIYVDKEGSRQQQMMGASMKHHKHYILPSTGYKRTQAVAYLGTDTNQESQPRPYPSAKTLSWHLASDNSPSANRAHKPTFILDDTIPSKLASDGPHLLGKELPASPVRRPLQLNRNIKSDVAQKVGAKDLSAFSSFDRPTGREIQKAPASTKSVLASLFIKHKSAKMKSISAR